The Fusobacterium simiae DNA segment ACTTCAAATTTTAAAAGTCTTGATTTTTTAACAAGTCTTGACTCCAATTTTTTTAAAGAAGCCATAATTATTATCATAAATACTATTGCAACAACAGCAATATTATAAAATCCCCAACCAATTCCTAAACCGACACAAGCAGTTGCCCAAATTCCAGCAGCAGTTGTCAGTCCTCCGACAGTTTCACCTTTTTCTTTCATTATACTACCTGCACCTAAGAAACCCACACCACTTATTACCTGTGCTCCAAGTCTTCCTAGGTCAGTTTTTATAACAGAAGCGACAGCAGTCCCCTCAGTTCTAGCTAAATCAAGAATATTTAATCTTAATTGGTCTTGTACCATAGATACAATGGCAGCTCCAAAACAAACTAAAATATGAGTTCTAAATCCAGCAGGTCTATTATTTTTTTCTCTTTCATAGCCAACAATTCCACCAAGAATAATAGCTAAAATTAATCTAAAGCATACAATTTCAACTGTCAACTCACCTGTAAATTTAATTTTTAAAAATTTATCAAGCATTTCAAATATATTCATATAAAAACTTATATGGGTCAGAAATCCCATAAACTCCTTTCATTAATGTAATGTTACTCTGTAAATTGTAAAATAAGAATACTTTTTATATTATAATAGTAAATCCAAATTATTTCAATAGAAATTTACTTTTTCCCCCAATTAGCTTGTTTTATCATTATATAAGTCAATAATTTTTTTGGTAATTTTGTTATTATGAAAATTAAAATTTTCATACTTAAAGGATATATTATTTTTTCCTTTTTTTCTTCAATAGCTTTTATTATTATATTAGTTGACTCTTCTTCAGAAAGTACAGTAGGCTTTTTTGTAATATCTTCTTTACTTAATGATTTTAATTTATCTGTGGCTATATATCCTGGGACTATTGTAGTAATGTTGATGTTGTAATCTCTAAAAAATGCTCTATATGTTTCACCAACCCCCATTATTGTCATCTTAGTTCTTGCATAAACAGAGGCTTTTGGGTAGTCAAGTAGACCTGCAATAGATGAAATAATTGCTATATGTCCTCTGTTATTTTTAAACATCATATCTCTCACTGC contains these protein-coding regions:
- a CDS encoding SDR family oxidoreductase gives rise to the protein MKIFIVGGSSGIGLSLAKRYASLGNEVAICGTNEEKLKEIKKNDSSIKIYKVDVRNKDELKSAIDDFSQGNLDLVINSAGIYTNNRTIKLSDKEAFAMIDINLTGVLNTFEAVRDMMFKNNRGHIAIISSIAGLLDYPKASVYARTKMTIMGVGETYRAFFRDYNINITTIVPGYIATDKLKSLSKEDITKKPTVLSEEESTNIIIKAIEEKKEKIIYPLSMKILIFIITKLPKKLLTYIMIKQANWGKK
- a CDS encoding MgtC/SapB family protein, which codes for MNIFEMLDKFLKIKFTGELTVEIVCFRLILAIILGGIVGYEREKNNRPAGFRTHILVCFGAAIVSMVQDQLRLNILDLARTEGTAVASVIKTDLGRLGAQVISGVGFLGAGSIMKEKGETVGGLTTAAGIWATACVGLGIGWGFYNIAVVAIVFMIIIMASLKKLESRLVKKSRLLKFEVKFFDADDFTNGLIEAYEVFRQKSIKISEIDKYQEDGIVTFTVSMKGRSNISDVLISLSSIKNVEYVRDV